One window of the Synechococcus sp. CC9311 genome contains the following:
- the recR gene encoding recombination mediator RecR: protein MSGFTRPLARLIDQFERLPGIGPRTAQRLALHLLRQPEEQIHSFADALLAARSQVGQCQTCFHLSAEPTCEICRNPERSIGMLCVVADSRDLLALERTREYAGRYHVLGGLISPMDGIGPEMLQISNLVKRVAADEINEVILALTPSVEGDTTSLYLARLLKPFTEVSRIAYGLPVGSELEYADDVTLSRALEGRRAVE, encoded by the coding sequence CTGAGCGGCTTCACCCGACCGCTAGCACGGTTGATCGACCAGTTCGAACGTCTCCCTGGCATTGGTCCAAGGACTGCACAACGACTGGCCCTCCATTTGCTACGCCAACCAGAAGAGCAGATCCACAGTTTTGCTGACGCTCTCTTGGCGGCAAGGAGTCAGGTAGGGCAATGCCAAACCTGTTTCCATCTCAGTGCCGAACCCACATGTGAGATTTGCAGGAATCCAGAGCGCTCGATCGGGATGCTTTGCGTTGTAGCCGATTCAAGGGATCTACTGGCCCTCGAACGCACCAGGGAATATGCCGGTAGATACCACGTTTTGGGAGGCCTGATCTCTCCGATGGACGGCATCGGTCCGGAAATGCTGCAGATCAGCAACCTCGTGAAAAGGGTTGCAGCAGACGAGATCAACGAAGTCATCCTTGCGCTCACCCCCAGCGTGGAAGGTGATACCACCAGCCTCTACCTGGCTCGCCTGCTCAAACCATTTACGGAAGTCAGTCGAATCGCCTACGGCCTTCCAGTTGGAAGCGAACTCGAATACGCGGACGACGTCACCTTGAGTCGGGCTCTTGAAGGTCGTCGAGCAGTTGAATGA
- a CDS encoding DUF952 domain-containing protein, whose product MLPILYSFRRCPYAMRARWALLQAGLMVQWREIALKAKPAAMLEVSAKGTVPVLVLPDGSVIDESLAIMRWALLQADTRGVLGKADSDLLIEENDGPFKHHLDRFKYTDRYPGAVKEDHRQAGLVILRSWSERISQNGWLLADRMALADGALWPFVRQWRLADAVGFDADPDLSPLRDWLTRFVDDPMMERLMQRADPWLPGGMQPIFPADSIAIPMDQPLFHLALESDWQAAIQRGDYRVSTRGCSLEQVGFIHLSWQEQLQDTFDRFYADAGAVLTLRINPKLLSAPLRADAIYTGVLFPHLYGPLPIASVVEVSPFSSLPAS is encoded by the coding sequence TTGCTGCCCATCCTTTACAGCTTTCGCCGTTGTCCCTATGCGATGCGAGCTCGTTGGGCTCTGCTTCAGGCAGGTTTGATGGTGCAGTGGCGTGAGATTGCACTCAAAGCCAAGCCTGCCGCGATGCTGGAGGTCTCTGCTAAGGGCACGGTTCCGGTGCTGGTCCTTCCGGATGGCAGCGTTATTGATGAGAGTTTGGCGATCATGCGCTGGGCTTTGCTGCAGGCTGACACCCGAGGCGTGTTGGGAAAAGCGGACTCGGACCTTTTGATCGAAGAAAATGACGGGCCTTTTAAGCATCATCTCGATCGTTTCAAGTACACCGATCGCTATCCCGGTGCCGTAAAAGAGGACCATCGCCAGGCTGGTCTTGTCATCCTGCGCAGCTGGAGCGAACGCATCAGTCAAAACGGCTGGTTGCTGGCTGATCGGATGGCTTTGGCGGATGGGGCCCTATGGCCGTTTGTACGGCAGTGGCGTCTTGCGGATGCGGTTGGATTTGATGCTGATCCAGATTTGTCACCGTTGCGGGACTGGCTCACGCGGTTTGTCGATGACCCGATGATGGAACGGTTGATGCAACGTGCTGATCCTTGGTTGCCAGGTGGAATGCAACCAATTTTCCCGGCCGATTCCATTGCGATTCCCATGGATCAACCGTTGTTTCATCTCGCCTTGGAATCCGATTGGCAGGCTGCCATCCAGCGAGGCGACTATCGCGTTTCAACGCGTGGCTGTTCTCTCGAGCAGGTGGGATTCATTCATCTCTCTTGGCAAGAGCAGCTCCAAGACACGTTTGATCGGTTTTATGCCGACGCTGGTGCCGTCCTAACGCTCAGAATTAATCCAAAGCTGCTGTCTGCCCCTCTGAGAGCAGATGCCATCTACACAGGTGTTCTTTTCCCGCACCTGTATGGCCCGCTTCCAATTGCCTCGGTGGTCGAGGTGAGTCCTTTCTCTTCTCTGCCCGCTTCCTGA
- a CDS encoding isoprenyl transferase, whose amino-acid sequence MSQRLATSSDDARIEVFPAELIPQRLPAHVAVIMDGNGRWAQSRGLPRVMGHRAGVEALKATLRRCSDWGVKALTAYAFSTENWSRPGDEVNFLMTLFERVLERELQALEAERVRIRFLGDLEPLPSRLQSLIEESTKRTASNDGIHFNVCTNYGGRHELVVAARRLAERAASGELDPSEIDERTLAGELFTADESDPDLLIRTSGEHRISNFLLWQLAYAEIHVTDVLWPDFDREALVGAFLDYQSRTRRFGGLVV is encoded by the coding sequence TTGAGTCAACGCTTGGCCACCAGTTCAGATGACGCTCGGATTGAGGTTTTTCCTGCCGAGCTCATTCCTCAGCGTTTGCCGGCTCATGTGGCAGTGATCATGGATGGCAATGGACGCTGGGCACAATCAAGGGGCTTGCCGCGTGTCATGGGGCATCGGGCAGGCGTAGAGGCCCTGAAAGCCACCTTGCGTCGATGCAGCGATTGGGGTGTGAAGGCTCTCACCGCTTACGCCTTCTCAACGGAGAACTGGTCTCGCCCTGGCGATGAAGTGAATTTTTTGATGACTCTGTTTGAGCGGGTGCTGGAACGGGAGCTACAGGCCTTAGAGGCGGAGAGGGTGCGGATCCGTTTTCTTGGCGATCTTGAGCCTCTGCCTTCCCGTCTTCAGTCCTTGATCGAAGAATCGACGAAGCGTACGGCGTCCAATGATGGAATTCATTTCAACGTCTGCACCAACTACGGGGGACGGCACGAGCTGGTTGTCGCGGCCAGACGGCTGGCTGAACGCGCTGCAAGTGGGGAGCTTGACCCCTCCGAAATTGATGAGCGTACCCTTGCTGGAGAACTGTTCACAGCCGATGAAAGCGATCCCGATCTCTTGATTCGCACCAGTGGTGAACATCGAATCAGCAATTTTTTGCTGTGGCAGCTCGCCTATGCCGAAATACACGTTACCGATGTCCTTTGGCCCGATTTCGATCGTGAGGCCTTAGTGGGTGCGTTCTTGGATTATCAAAGCCGAACCCGTCGCTTTGGGGGGTTAGTGGTCTAA
- a CDS encoding rhodanese-related sulfurtransferase, producing the protein MEPEMGADWNKDDLLVAAFYAFTPLAEADQQKLLTALPPLAQAETVLGSVLIAAEGVNGTVCGPSFGVERLLALLRSQLALGDAHYESLEVKHSWNPEQVFRRFKARSKREIVTLGQPQVDPRDSVGTYVDPQDWNGLIDDPNTLVIDARNTYEVAIGSFAGALNPQTESFRDFPDWVDQELRPRIERDGPQRIAMFCTGGIRCEKASSFLQQQGFGEVHHLRGGILRYLEEVPEQNSRWRGECFVFDQRVALNHQLERGDYCLCHACGLPVSSEQQSLPSYIKGVQCLHCIDQFTDADRRRFAMRQQQIDQLAARG; encoded by the coding sequence ATGGAACCTGAGATGGGAGCTGATTGGAACAAGGATGATCTTCTGGTCGCAGCTTTTTATGCCTTTACTCCGTTGGCTGAGGCGGATCAACAGAAACTGCTAACCGCCCTTCCTCCCCTGGCTCAGGCTGAAACCGTTCTCGGTTCGGTATTGATCGCTGCTGAAGGCGTGAACGGCACGGTTTGTGGTCCTTCGTTTGGAGTGGAGCGCTTGCTTGCCCTTCTACGCAGCCAACTTGCACTGGGTGATGCCCATTACGAATCCCTGGAGGTCAAGCACAGCTGGAATCCCGAACAAGTGTTTCGACGATTTAAGGCCAGGAGCAAGCGCGAAATTGTCACGCTTGGGCAGCCTCAAGTGGACCCTCGAGACAGTGTGGGCACTTATGTAGATCCACAAGATTGGAATGGCTTGATTGATGATCCCAATACGTTGGTGATCGATGCGCGCAACACCTATGAGGTGGCGATCGGCAGTTTTGCGGGGGCCTTGAATCCGCAAACCGAGAGTTTTAGGGACTTCCCCGACTGGGTGGATCAGGAGCTTCGTCCTCGCATCGAGCGTGATGGACCTCAGCGGATTGCCATGTTTTGCACGGGAGGAATCCGTTGCGAAAAGGCCAGCAGTTTTCTGCAGCAGCAGGGATTCGGCGAAGTCCATCATTTGCGTGGAGGCATTCTTCGCTATCTCGAAGAGGTTCCAGAGCAAAACAGCCGTTGGCGAGGGGAGTGTTTCGTGTTCGATCAGCGCGTTGCGCTGAACCATCAGTTGGAACGAGGTGACTACTGCTTATGCCACGCTTGCGGCTTACCGGTTTCGTCTGAGCAGCAGAGTCTGCCGAGCTACATCAAGGGCGTGCAGTGTTTGCATTGCATCGATCAATTCACAGATGCAGATCGCCGCAGATTTGCGATGCGCCAACAACAGATTGACCAGCTTGCTGCACGCGGCTAG
- the cdaA gene encoding diadenylate cyclase CdaA: protein MAVLQLRLLIDVLCASALGFLLFTRVNEQRTLWLLRGYLFLVALAWFVKRFFNLPLTSTLVDALVLACSLSLAILWQGELRRLMELLGTGRLAVLLGNPQSKLRATASTVAQLTDAAGRLSKSRRGALIVVDLGSDLRPEDFLNPGVTVDAQLSSELVLNLFASDTPLHDGAVVLKGNRIVSAGAILPLSRQGISRYGTRHLAALGITERFDRCICVVVSEETGTLSLANQGKLERPITSSRLQDLLTELMAAPVSSTSAKTGSSRSVKNISQDSSL, encoded by the coding sequence ATGGCGGTGTTGCAACTTCGCCTGCTGATCGACGTTTTGTGCGCCTCTGCTCTCGGTTTTCTTCTCTTCACGAGAGTCAACGAGCAGCGAACCCTTTGGCTGTTAAGGGGGTACCTGTTTCTTGTTGCTCTCGCCTGGTTCGTTAAGCGGTTTTTCAATCTCCCACTCACATCGACTTTGGTCGATGCACTCGTTCTTGCCTGCTCACTGTCTTTGGCCATTCTTTGGCAGGGAGAATTGCGCCGGTTGATGGAATTGCTAGGCACGGGACGGCTCGCCGTTCTGTTGGGCAATCCTCAAAGCAAGCTCAGAGCGACCGCCAGTACCGTTGCTCAACTAACTGATGCTGCAGGTCGCCTTTCTAAATCGCGTCGTGGTGCCTTGATTGTGGTGGATTTAGGCAGTGATTTACGCCCTGAAGATTTCCTGAATCCAGGTGTGACTGTCGATGCGCAGCTGAGCAGTGAACTGGTGCTCAATTTGTTTGCCTCAGACACACCTCTCCACGATGGTGCCGTCGTGCTGAAGGGAAATCGGATTGTCTCCGCTGGAGCCATCTTGCCGCTGTCGCGTCAAGGCATTAGCCGCTACGGCACAAGACACCTTGCTGCTCTGGGCATTACCGAACGCTTCGACCGCTGCATCTGTGTCGTTGTGTCTGAAGAAACAGGCACGTTGTCCCTCGCGAATCAGGGAAAGCTCGAGCGTCCGATCACCAGTTCGCGTCTTCAAGATTTATTGACCGAATTGATGGCGGCTCCGGTGTCCTCTACTTCAGCGAAAACGGGGTCTTCACGTAGCGTAAAAAATATTTCCCAGGACTCATCGCTTTGA
- a CDS encoding ATP-dependent Clp protease ATP-binding subunit, which yields MFERFTEKAIKVIMLAQEEARRLGHNFVGTEQILLGLIGEGTGVAAKVLKSMGVNLKDARVEVEKIIGRGSGFVAVEIPFTPRAKRVLELSLEEARQLGHNYIGTEHLLLGLIREGEGVAARVLENLGVDLAKVRTQVIRMLGETAEVGAGGGGGSKGSTKTPTLDEFGTNLTQLATEAKLDPVVGRHKEIDRVIQILGRRTKNNPVLIGEPGVGKTAIAEGLAQRIQQGDIPDILEEKRVLTLDIGLLVAGTKYRGEFEERLKKIMEEIKSAGNVILVIDEVHTLIGAGAAEGAIDAANILKPALARGELQCIGATTLDEYRKHIERDAALERRFQPVTVGEPSIADTIEILRGLRERYEQHHRLKITDAALDAAATLGDRYISDRFLPDKAIDLIDEAGSRVRLLNSKLPPAAKEVDKELRAVQKDKEDAVRDQDFSRAGELRDKEVELREKIRTLLQSSREEAPANSGDADQTTDAAAGEAAASAAPEGSTAQPQLLTTPVVDEEDIAHIVASWTGVPVQKLTESESVKLLNMEETLHKRLIGQDEAVKAVSKAIRRARVGLKNPNRPIASFIFSGPTGVGKTELTKALAAYFFGSEEAMIRLDMSEFMERHTVSKLIGSPPGYVGFNEGGQLTEAVRRRPYTVVLFDEIEKAHPDVFNLLLQLLEDGRLTDSKGRTVDFKNTLIIMTSNIGSKVIEKGGGGLGFEFSGENAEENQYNRIKSLVNEELKQYFRPEFLNRLDEIIVFRQLNREEVKDIAEIMLKEVFARIGDKGITLTVSNAFKERLVEEGYNPAYGARPLRRAVMRLLEDSLAEEVLTGRIKEGDSAEVDIDDDKKVVVRHLKTATPVTPQLANAGV from the coding sequence ATGTTCGAGCGGTTTACCGAGAAGGCCATCAAGGTGATCATGCTGGCCCAAGAAGAGGCACGTCGCCTTGGCCACAACTTTGTTGGTACAGAGCAGATTTTGCTGGGTCTGATCGGTGAAGGCACCGGCGTTGCTGCCAAGGTGCTCAAGTCGATGGGGGTCAATCTCAAAGATGCTCGGGTCGAAGTTGAAAAGATCATTGGCAGGGGATCAGGCTTCGTTGCCGTTGAAATTCCCTTCACTCCCCGCGCCAAGCGTGTCCTTGAACTTTCTTTAGAAGAAGCCAGGCAGCTTGGGCACAACTACATCGGTACTGAGCACCTCCTCCTGGGTCTCATTCGCGAAGGCGAAGGGGTTGCAGCACGAGTGCTCGAAAATCTTGGTGTGGACCTAGCCAAGGTGCGGACTCAGGTGATTCGCATGCTTGGCGAAACAGCTGAAGTGGGTGCTGGCGGTGGTGGTGGTTCTAAAGGATCTACCAAGACCCCAACACTGGACGAATTTGGCACCAACCTCACCCAACTAGCAACTGAAGCGAAACTGGACCCGGTGGTTGGACGTCACAAGGAGATTGATCGGGTTATTCAAATCCTCGGTCGACGCACGAAAAATAATCCTGTTCTCATTGGTGAGCCTGGTGTTGGCAAAACTGCTATTGCCGAGGGCTTGGCTCAACGGATTCAGCAGGGAGATATTCCAGACATCCTGGAAGAGAAGAGAGTTCTCACCCTTGACATCGGCTTGCTGGTTGCAGGCACGAAATACCGCGGTGAGTTTGAAGAACGGCTCAAAAAGATCATGGAAGAGATCAAGTCAGCCGGCAATGTGATCTTGGTGATCGACGAAGTTCACACGTTGATTGGGGCTGGTGCAGCTGAAGGTGCGATTGATGCAGCAAATATTCTTAAGCCAGCGTTAGCGCGTGGAGAACTTCAATGCATCGGAGCAACAACGCTCGATGAATACCGCAAACACATCGAACGCGATGCGGCTTTGGAGCGTCGTTTCCAACCCGTCACGGTGGGCGAACCCTCCATCGCAGACACCATTGAAATTCTGAGGGGACTACGTGAGCGTTATGAGCAGCACCATCGCCTCAAAATCACCGACGCGGCCCTCGACGCAGCCGCAACATTGGGCGATCGCTACATCTCCGATCGCTTCCTTCCCGACAAGGCAATTGATCTGATTGATGAGGCTGGAAGTCGAGTTCGTCTGCTGAATTCCAAGCTGCCTCCTGCAGCGAAGGAAGTGGATAAAGAGCTACGCGCTGTCCAGAAGGACAAAGAAGATGCTGTTCGTGATCAAGATTTCAGTCGCGCAGGGGAACTACGCGACAAAGAAGTTGAGTTGCGCGAAAAGATTCGTACTTTGCTGCAAAGCAGCCGAGAAGAAGCTCCAGCCAACAGTGGTGATGCTGACCAAACCACCGACGCTGCTGCAGGAGAAGCCGCGGCCTCTGCTGCACCAGAAGGATCCACAGCACAACCACAACTCCTCACCACTCCCGTCGTTGACGAGGAAGACATCGCACACATTGTGGCCTCGTGGACTGGGGTCCCTGTTCAAAAGCTCACAGAAAGTGAATCCGTCAAATTGTTAAACATGGAGGAAACTCTCCACAAGCGCTTGATCGGACAAGACGAAGCCGTCAAGGCAGTCTCCAAAGCGATTCGTCGTGCTCGGGTTGGCTTGAAAAACCCTAATCGGCCGATTGCAAGCTTCATTTTCTCAGGTCCTACAGGTGTCGGCAAAACAGAACTCACTAAGGCACTCGCCGCCTACTTCTTCGGTAGCGAAGAAGCGATGATCCGTCTTGACATGTCGGAATTCATGGAGAGGCATACGGTCAGCAAATTGATCGGTTCACCTCCGGGATACGTGGGATTTAATGAAGGAGGGCAGCTCACAGAAGCCGTTCGCCGTCGTCCATATACGGTTGTGCTCTTTGACGAGATTGAGAAGGCTCATCCAGATGTCTTCAATTTGCTATTGCAACTTTTAGAAGATGGTCGTCTGACAGATTCCAAAGGAAGAACCGTTGATTTCAAAAATACTTTGATCATCATGACGTCGAACATCGGTTCGAAAGTGATTGAAAAAGGCGGCGGTGGTTTGGGCTTCGAATTCTCTGGTGAAAATGCCGAAGAGAATCAGTACAACAGAATTAAATCACTGGTCAATGAGGAACTGAAGCAGTACTTCCGTCCTGAATTCCTTAATCGTCTAGATGAGATTATTGTCTTCCGTCAACTCAATCGTGAAGAGGTGAAAGACATCGCGGAAATCATGCTTAAGGAAGTGTTTGCTCGAATTGGTGACAAAGGGATTACTTTGACGGTCTCCAACGCTTTCAAAGAACGTCTTGTTGAGGAGGGATACAACCCTGCTTACGGAGCAAGGCCCCTGCGTCGTGCGGTGATGCGCCTGCTCGAGGACAGCCTGGCTGAGGAAGTCCTCACCGGCCGCATCAAAGAGGGAGATTCCGCTGAAGTGGACATCGACGACGATAAAAAAGTGGTTGTTCGCCACCTCAAAACCGCCACTCCAGTGACACCGCAATTGGCCAACGCTGGGGTCTGA
- the lysA gene encoding diaminopimelate decarboxylase, with product MATPYESGCDHVSPNRNLAPVSAELDDLGRLMVGGCRLSELAERYGTPLYVLDEVTIRASAQEYREALKRHYPGDSLAVYASKAHSSLALTGLVASEGLGLDAVSAGELLTALDGGMPPERMVLHGNNKSVEELALAYSHGVMVVADNQHDLDCLAELVPQGGGPVRLMLRFTPGIECHTHEYIRTGHLDSKFGFDPDQLQPVLTALAGCAWARVEGLHAHIGSQIFELDPHRDLAAVMADALKLARELGHPVRDLNVGGGLGIRYVESDDPPSIDAWVKVVAEAVTLACRERGLELPRLMCEPGRSLVASSGVTVYTVGARKVVPGIRTYVSVDGGMSDNPRPITYQSLYTACLADRPLAQADETITLAGKHCESGDVLLKDLSFPSCRSGEVLVVLATGAYNLSMSSNYNRIPRPAAVLVNQGEAELIQRREQPEDLLRYDLMPDRLRSVK from the coding sequence ATGGCCACCCCTTATGAATCCGGCTGTGATCACGTCAGCCCCAATCGGAATCTGGCTCCAGTGTCAGCTGAGCTCGATGATCTGGGCCGTCTGATGGTGGGGGGCTGTCGTTTGAGCGAACTTGCAGAGCGATATGGAACCCCTCTTTACGTTCTAGATGAGGTGACTATTCGCGCCTCGGCTCAGGAGTATCGGGAAGCCTTGAAACGTCATTACCCCGGCGATTCTCTTGCTGTTTACGCATCCAAAGCCCATAGCTCCTTGGCTCTTACAGGCCTCGTGGCTTCAGAAGGACTTGGTCTGGATGCCGTTTCAGCTGGAGAGCTGCTCACAGCTCTGGATGGAGGGATGCCACCAGAACGCATGGTGTTGCATGGAAATAACAAGTCTGTGGAGGAGCTCGCCCTCGCTTACAGCCATGGGGTGATGGTGGTGGCCGATAACCAGCACGATTTGGATTGTCTAGCTGAGCTTGTTCCTCAAGGTGGAGGACCGGTTCGCTTGATGCTGCGTTTCACGCCTGGCATTGAGTGCCACACCCACGAGTACATCCGAACGGGACACCTCGACAGCAAATTTGGGTTTGATCCTGATCAGTTGCAGCCCGTGCTGACAGCATTGGCTGGGTGTGCTTGGGCCCGTGTTGAAGGTCTACACGCGCACATCGGGTCGCAGATTTTTGAACTGGATCCGCATCGGGATTTGGCAGCTGTAATGGCTGATGCTCTCAAGTTGGCCCGGGAGCTTGGTCATCCAGTCCGTGATCTCAATGTCGGCGGGGGACTTGGAATTCGCTATGTCGAATCCGACGATCCACCGTCGATTGATGCCTGGGTCAAGGTGGTGGCAGAAGCCGTGACCCTGGCGTGCCGTGAGCGCGGTCTTGAGCTGCCTCGTTTGATGTGCGAGCCCGGTCGTTCTCTTGTGGCATCCAGTGGCGTGACGGTTTACACCGTGGGCGCGCGCAAAGTGGTTCCAGGCATTCGCACCTACGTCTCGGTTGACGGAGGGATGAGCGACAACCCGCGTCCGATTACCTACCAGTCTCTCTACACGGCATGTCTTGCTGACCGTCCTTTGGCGCAGGCAGACGAAACAATCACTTTGGCCGGGAAGCACTGTGAATCAGGCGACGTATTGCTCAAGGATCTGTCGTTTCCGTCCTGCCGAAGCGGTGAGGTGCTGGTGGTTCTGGCGACGGGTGCCTACAACCTCTCGATGAGCTCGAACTACAACAGGATTCCGAGACCTGCTGCTGTGTTGGTTAATCAAGGAGAGGCTGAATTGATTCAGAGGCGTGAGCAGCCTGAGGATTTACTTCGTTATGACCTGATGCCAGATCGCCTGCGCTCGGTAAAGTGA
- the bioB gene encoding biotin synthase BioB, giving the protein MTEAVEVRHDWTRSEIEALLDLPLMDLLWRAQGVHRASNPGYHVQLASLLSVKTGGCEEDCAYCPQSMHHSSDVTGQPELQVAPVLERAKAAKQAGADRFCMGWAWREIRDGAPFEAMLQMVSGVRALGMEACVTAGMLTDGQAQRLAKAGLTAYNHNLDTSPEHYDKIITTRTFQERLETLERVRQAGVTLCCGGIIGMGETIGDRASMLQVLASINPHPESVPINALVAVEGTPLEELPPIDPIELVRMIAVTRILMPGSRVRLSAGREQLSKEAQILCLQAGADSIFYGETLLTTGNPAVEADRELLRTAGVQANWLSASEKLAA; this is encoded by the coding sequence ATGACGGAAGCGGTTGAAGTGCGCCATGACTGGACACGAAGCGAGATCGAAGCGCTTCTGGATCTTCCCCTGATGGATTTGCTTTGGCGTGCTCAGGGGGTTCATCGTGCATCGAACCCTGGATATCACGTTCAGTTGGCCTCGCTATTGAGTGTCAAAACCGGTGGGTGCGAAGAAGACTGTGCCTACTGTCCTCAATCGATGCATCACAGCAGTGATGTCACAGGCCAGCCCGAATTGCAGGTTGCGCCTGTCTTAGAGCGTGCCAAAGCTGCTAAGCAGGCTGGTGCGGATAGGTTTTGCATGGGCTGGGCTTGGCGTGAAATCCGCGATGGTGCCCCATTCGAGGCGATGTTGCAGATGGTGAGTGGCGTGCGTGCCTTGGGGATGGAAGCCTGCGTCACGGCCGGAATGCTCACCGATGGCCAGGCCCAACGTCTTGCGAAGGCGGGGCTAACGGCGTACAACCACAACCTCGATACCAGTCCTGAGCACTACGACAAAATCATCACTACTCGGACTTTCCAAGAACGTCTTGAGACGCTTGAGCGGGTGCGTCAAGCGGGAGTGACCCTTTGCTGCGGCGGCATCATTGGCATGGGGGAAACCATTGGGGACCGGGCCTCCATGTTGCAGGTGCTGGCATCGATCAACCCCCACCCAGAGAGCGTCCCGATCAACGCTTTGGTGGCGGTCGAGGGCACTCCTCTCGAGGAACTCCCTCCCATCGATCCGATCGAGTTGGTTCGCATGATTGCCGTCACGAGGATCCTGATGCCTGGCAGTCGGGTTCGCCTGAGTGCAGGTCGGGAACAGCTCAGCAAAGAGGCTCAGATTTTGTGTCTGCAGGCTGGGGCGGATTCGATTTTTTATGGCGAAACGCTTCTCACGACAGGAAACCCTGCTGTGGAGGCTGATCGTGAGCTGCTTCGCACCGCCGGCGTGCAGGCCAACTGGCTTTCTGCTTCAGAGAAGCTTGCCGCGTAG
- a CDS encoding GNAT family N-acetyltransferase, translated as MACLRLDARTLNGLWNSDHWERELSDPQRLCIGIAANADDLLAMACGWVVMDELQITLIAVAPEQRRRGLGRTVLNQLLADANNAGAKQAFLDVAEDNLGAKALYSALGFKTIGRRAGYYRNGKDALIQSLEMQ; from the coding sequence TTGGCATGCCTGAGACTCGATGCGCGAACTCTCAATGGTCTTTGGAATTCAGACCACTGGGAGCGAGAACTCTCTGATCCTCAGAGACTCTGTATCGGAATCGCTGCAAATGCAGACGACTTATTGGCAATGGCCTGTGGCTGGGTTGTCATGGATGAGCTGCAAATCACTCTGATTGCAGTTGCTCCAGAGCAACGGCGCCGCGGATTGGGGCGCACTGTTTTGAACCAGCTACTGGCGGATGCCAACAACGCTGGAGCTAAACAAGCGTTCCTTGATGTGGCCGAAGACAACTTGGGAGCAAAGGCTCTATACAGCGCATTGGGCTTCAAAACCATTGGCCGCAGGGCCGGCTATTACCGCAATGGCAAAGACGCCTTGATTCAGTCGCTAGAGATGCAATGA
- the lipA gene encoding lipoyl synthase, whose translation MSRYSGIRPSERLPEWLRRPIGNASAIEQVQTLVKQNGLNTICEEGRCPNRGECYAAGTATFLLGGSICTRSCAFCQVDKGRSPEAVNPEEGERVAEAVLRMGLRYVVLTAVARDDLEDHGASLFTNAMAAIRARNALIAIEVLTPDFWGGIADQTKALQAQQKRLATVLKAQPVCFNHNLETVKRLQGEVRRGATYTRSLGLLAAARELAPSIPTKSGLMLGLGESKDEVINTLKDLRSVDCQRITLGQYLRPSLAHIPVARYWHPTEFAELGAIATDLGFTQVRSGPLVRSSYHAAGD comes from the coding sequence ATGAGCCGTTACAGCGGAATACGCCCCAGTGAGCGCTTGCCGGAATGGTTGAGACGACCCATCGGTAATGCCTCAGCGATTGAACAGGTGCAAACTCTGGTCAAACAGAATGGGCTCAACACGATTTGCGAGGAGGGCCGCTGCCCCAATCGAGGGGAGTGTTACGCAGCTGGTACCGCAACTTTCTTACTCGGTGGCTCCATCTGCACCCGTAGTTGTGCGTTCTGCCAAGTGGATAAAGGACGTTCACCTGAAGCAGTGAACCCTGAAGAAGGTGAACGGGTTGCAGAAGCCGTGCTTCGCATGGGACTGCGCTACGTGGTCCTCACGGCCGTAGCCCGCGATGACCTTGAAGACCATGGGGCCAGTTTGTTCACGAACGCGATGGCGGCGATTCGTGCCCGCAATGCTTTGATCGCCATCGAAGTACTCACCCCAGACTTCTGGGGCGGTATCGCCGATCAAACCAAAGCGCTTCAAGCTCAACAGAAACGTTTAGCCACTGTTCTGAAAGCACAGCCAGTTTGTTTCAACCACAATCTTGAAACGGTGAAGCGACTACAAGGTGAAGTCCGCCGTGGGGCGACTTACACCCGCTCGCTTGGGCTACTTGCCGCGGCCAGAGAACTTGCCCCATCGATACCCACCAAAAGCGGCCTGATGCTTGGTTTGGGCGAGAGCAAAGATGAAGTCATCAACACCTTGAAAGACCTACGCAGTGTCGATTGTCAGCGCATCACCCTCGGCCAGTACCTAAGGCCATCCTTAGCCCATATCCCTGTAGCTCGTTACTGGCACCCCACGGAATTTGCAGAACTTGGCGCCATCGCCACCGACCTTGGATTTACTCAAGTGCGCAGTGGGCCATTAGTGCGCAGCAGTTATCACGCAGCAGGAGACTGA